One segment of Ascidiaceihabitans donghaensis DNA contains the following:
- a CDS encoding glycosyltransferase family 4 protein: MKHKLFVTNFNKNFTGVSATAANVVKAQAGRYDLHLVGRPLPGCPAPTTVKQARALSRGGAIWHVRRNTEMRAALWARDVLRLPIKIVFTSAAIRRHSAFPRWLISRMDAVIATTDAAASFVPHVRAVVPHGVDTNLYVPAADRAAAWQALGYGGKRGIATIGRVRPEKGTDQFVTAMLPLLRDHPDAVALVVGKASRSHQAFQDKLKSVIARANLSDRILFVGEIPSPDLPKLMQALSLVVQLPTYEGYGMVPLEGMASAVPFVGTDTGYYRAFTADGIAGTIVGTVGQATKAADHILNGNVERMGAQARVMACAGFGIQSEADGIDTVYQTLSGQILAGQMLAGR; this comes from the coding sequence ATGAAACACAAGCTGTTCGTCACCAACTTTAACAAGAACTTCACAGGCGTTTCAGCGACGGCAGCCAATGTCGTCAAAGCACAAGCCGGGCGGTACGACTTGCATTTGGTGGGTCGTCCCCTGCCCGGCTGCCCCGCTCCGACCACGGTGAAACAGGCCCGTGCGCTGTCACGTGGCGGCGCCATTTGGCACGTGCGGCGCAACACTGAAATGCGTGCGGCACTTTGGGCGCGTGATGTGCTGCGCCTTCCTATCAAAATTGTGTTCACGTCCGCCGCCATTCGCCGCCATTCCGCGTTTCCCCGTTGGCTGATCAGCCGGATGGATGCAGTCATTGCCACCACGGATGCGGCCGCTTCCTTTGTGCCCCATGTCCGCGCAGTTGTACCGCATGGCGTTGACACAAACCTGTATGTGCCAGCCGCTGACAGGGCCGCGGCTTGGCAGGCTTTGGGGTATGGCGGCAAACGGGGCATCGCGACAATCGGACGGGTGCGGCCCGAGAAGGGCACCGATCAGTTTGTGACTGCGATGCTGCCGTTGCTGCGTGACCACCCGGACGCTGTGGCGTTGGTGGTGGGCAAGGCATCGCGATCACATCAGGCGTTTCAAGACAAGCTGAAGTCCGTCATCGCGCGGGCCAACCTAAGCGACCGCATCCTGTTTGTGGGTGAAATCCCGTCACCGGACCTGCCAAAACTGATGCAAGCGCTGTCTTTGGTGGTGCAACTGCCCACATACGAAGGCTATGGAATGGTCCCGTTGGAAGGCATGGCATCAGCAGTGCCTTTTGTGGGAACGGACACAGGGTACTACCGCGCATTCACGGCCGACGGGATTGCAGGAACCATCGTGGGCACCGTAGGCCAAGCCACAAAAGCAGCGGATCATATTCTAAACGGCAATGTTGAAAGGATGGGCGCACAGGCACGGGTCATGGCCTGTGCAGGATTTGGCATTCAATCCGAGGCAGACGGGATCGACACTGTTTATCAAACACTGTCAGGGCAAATTCTGGCAGGGCAAATGCTGGCTGGGCGATAG
- a CDS encoding M20 aminoacylase family protein has translation MPVKNRLAELHDDITAWRRDIHEHPEILFETHRTSALVAKKLREFGCDDVVEGIGRTGVVGVIKGNATGSGKVLGLRADMDALPIHEQTGLPYASKTDNAMHACGHDGHTAMLLGAAQYLSETRNFDGTVVVIFQPAEEGGGGGREMCEDGLMERFGIQEVYGMHNWPGQPVGSFAIRPGAFFAATDQFEILIEGLGGHAAKPHETADPTIMGSQIVMGLQTIASRNADPVDRLVVSVTSFETSSKAFNVIPQRVHLKGTVRTMSAEMRVLAEKRIYEICEGTATALGGKAEVVYHRGYPVMVNAEAQTEFAAEVAKSVSGQCDEAPLVMGGEDFAYLLEERPGAYILVGNGDTAMVHHPEYNFNDEAIPAGCSWWAEIVEQRMPAS, from the coding sequence ATGCCCGTAAAAAACCGACTTGCCGAACTGCATGACGACATCACTGCTTGGCGTCGTGATATCCACGAACATCCTGAAATCCTGTTTGAAACCCACCGCACCAGTGCATTGGTGGCCAAAAAACTGCGCGAATTTGGCTGTGACGATGTGGTTGAAGGGATCGGGCGTACGGGTGTGGTCGGTGTGATCAAAGGGAACGCGACCGGGTCCGGGAAGGTGCTGGGCTTGCGGGCGGATATGGATGCGCTGCCTATTCATGAGCAAACGGGATTGCCTTATGCCTCCAAGACAGACAACGCGATGCATGCGTGCGGGCACGATGGGCACACGGCCATGTTGTTGGGGGCTGCGCAGTACTTGTCGGAAACCCGTAATTTTGACGGGACAGTCGTTGTCATTTTCCAACCCGCAGAAGAAGGCGGCGGCGGCGGGCGCGAGATGTGTGAAGACGGGCTGATGGAGCGTTTTGGCATCCAAGAGGTGTACGGCATGCACAATTGGCCAGGCCAACCCGTGGGCAGTTTCGCAATCCGCCCAGGGGCGTTCTTTGCAGCGACAGACCAGTTTGAAATCCTGATTGAAGGATTGGGAGGGCACGCGGCCAAACCACATGAAACGGCAGATCCCACGATCATGGGAAGCCAGATTGTGATGGGTTTGCAAACCATCGCCAGCCGCAATGCCGATCCGGTTGATCGATTGGTGGTATCTGTGACCTCCTTTGAGACATCGTCAAAAGCATTCAATGTCATTCCACAACGCGTGCACCTGAAAGGGACAGTGCGCACGATGTCAGCTGAAATGCGGGTTCTGGCCGAAAAGCGCATTTACGAGATTTGTGAAGGCACAGCGACTGCATTGGGCGGCAAAGCAGAGGTTGTTTACCACCGGGGCTATCCCGTCATGGTCAATGCCGAAGCCCAAACCGAATTCGCAGCGGAGGTGGCCAAATCGGTGTCGGGCCAATGTGATGAAGCGCCTTTGGTTATGGGGGGCGAAGACTTTGCCTATTTGCTGGAAGAACGCCCCGGCGCGTATATTCTGGTGGGTAACGGCGATACTGCGATGGTGCATCACCCTGAATACAACTTCAACGACGAGGCCATTCCGGCCGGATGTTCGTGGTGGGCCGAAATTGTCGAACAGCGTATGCCCGCAAGCTGA